Proteins from one Fragaria vesca subsp. vesca linkage group LG6, FraVesHawaii_1.0, whole genome shotgun sequence genomic window:
- the LOC101294683 gene encoding pentatricopeptide repeat-containing protein At3g56550-like, whose amino-acid sequence MLTNHASQASKSKAILTLLQGCNSLRKLSKIHAYVITNGLHHHPDISGKLLNFCAVSVSGSLPYAQLLFHHHIQNPETQHWNSMIRGFSQSPSPLQAISYYNLMLSYSSPDTFSFSFVLKACERANVEPKCREVHGTVFRCGYQNDVVVCTNLMKSYAVNGSVDHARRVFDEMSERDLVSWNSMISCYSQAGLHHEALNVYSLMRRENVGLDGFTLVGLLSACAHLGALNTGVAMHELAREKGFMGSVYVGNALIDMYAKCGDLDGALCVFERMRKRDAFTWNSMIVGYGVHGRGNEAIYFFEKMMMAGVQPNSITFLGLLCGCSHQGLVEKGVDYFHMMSSRFNIKPGIKHYGCLVDLFGRAGKLEKALHVIRTSRAQDDPVLWRTLLSSCKIHMNVDIGEVALKNLIRLGSSNAGDYVLLATIYFKAKDADGVSRMRKLIKNQGVRTTPGWSWIEVGDQIHKFVVDDKSHPDTEEIYTKLEVVVQQAALNGYVQEESLIRASDFTSIDTECSGTSGSCHSEKLAIAFGLARTPEGTCLRIVKNLRVCRDCHSFTKFVSLAFNREIIVRDRVRFHHFKGGLCSCKDYW is encoded by the coding sequence ATGTTGACAAACCATGCTTCCCAAGCCTCAAAAAGCAAAGCCATCCTAACCCTCTTGCAAGGATGCAACTCCCTCAGAAAGCTCAGCAAAATCCACGCCTACGTCATCACCAACGGTCTCCACCACCACCCGGACATTTCCGGCAAGCTTCTCAACTTCTGCGCCGTCTCCGTCTCCGGCAGCCTACCCTACGCTCAGCTTCTCTTCCATCATCACATCCAAAACCCAGAAACCCAACACTGGAACTCCATGATCCGAGGCTTCTCCCAAAGCCCTTCTCCTCTTCAAGCCATTTCTTACTACAATCTCATGCTTTCGTATTCGTCACCGGACACGTTTAGCTTCTCGTTTGTCCTCAAGGCTTGCGAGAGAGCCAATGTTGAGCCCAAGTGCCGTGAGGTTCATGGCACGGTGTTTCGCTGTGGCTATCAAAACGACGTCGTTGTTTGCACTAATCTGATGAAGTCATATGCGGTTAATGGGTCGGTTGATCATGCACGGAGAGTGTTTGATGAAATGTCTGAGAGAGACTTGGTGTCTTGGAACTCCATGATCTCGTGCTACTCTCAAGCGGGGCTTCATCATGAGGCGTTAAACGTGTATAGTTTGATGAGAAGGGAAAATGTGGGTCTTGATGGGTTCACTCTTGTTGGGTTGCTTTCGGCTTGCGCTCACTTGGGTGCGCTGAACACCGGAGTTGCGATGCATGAACTTGCTCGTGAGAAGGGGTTTATGGGAAGTGTTTATGTTGGGAATGCGCTTATTGATATGTATGCGAAATGTGGGGACTTGGATGGTGCTCTTTGTGTGTTTGAGAGGATGCGAAAGAGGGATGCTTTTACGTGGAACTCCATGATCGTAGGGTATGGAGTCCATGGTCGCGGAAATGAAGCGATCTATTTTTTCGAGAAGATGATGATGGCAGGTGTGCAGCCGAATTCGATCACATTTCTAGGTTTGTTATGTGGGTGTAGTCACCAAGGGTTAGTAGAGAAGGGTGTTGATTACTTCCATATGATGAGCTCCAGGTTTAATATTAAACCTGGAATTAAGCACTATGGGTGCCTTGTGGATCTGTTTGGTCGAGCTGGGAAGCTCGAGAAGGCACTTCATGTTATTAGGACTTCACGTGCACAGGATGATCCGGTTCTATGGCGGACTCTGCTCAGCTCTTGCAAGATTCATATGAATGTGGACATAGGAGAAGTTGCATTGAAGAATCTAATTCGTCTAGGGTCGTCGAATGCAGGGGACTACGTACTTCTTGCAACTATTTATTTTAAAGCTAAAGATGCAGATGGTGTTTCAAGGATGAGAAAATTGATCAAAAACCAGGGAGTGAGAACCACTCCTGGTTGGAGCTGGATTGAAGTTGGCGATCAGATTCATAAATTCGTAGTGGATGACAAGTCACATCCAGATACTGAAGAAATCTATACAAAATTGGAGGTTGTAGTCCAGCAAGCTGCTCTGAATGGTTATGTGCAAGAGGAATCTCTTATCAGAGCCTCTGACTTTACGTCCATAGACACCGAGTGTTCAGGAACTTCCGGTTCATGTCACAGTGAGAAGCTGGCAATCGCTTTTGGCTTGGCAAGAACTCCAGAAGGAACATGTTTACGGATAGTGAAAAACTTGAGAGTTTGTAGAGATTGCCATTCATTTACAAAATTTGTTTCCCTAGCATTTAATCGAGAAATAATCGTTAGGGACCGAGTTCGGTTTCATCACTTCAAGGGTGGGTTGTGTAGTTGTAAAGACTATTGGTGA
- the LOC101312647 gene encoding uncharacterized protein LOC101312647 isoform 1, producing MSFRTMLKVSFLMLLAMSLAATSVHARLDLFGQLLTSKNQPHPNSDYILNKSIKLYLSFKQKNARKFHIYCAAVSVTFAYAIGVYRSFQSVLVGSGNRLMKNSNNLETQA from the exons ATGAGTTTCAGAACTATGTTGAAAGTGAGTTTCTTGATGTTGCTTGCCATGTCTTTGGCAGCAACTAGTGTTCATGCTCGCTTAGACCTATTTGGCCAGCTGCTTACCTCCAAGAACCAACCACACCCTAATTCTG ATTACATATTAAATAAATCAATCAAATTATATTTGTCATTCAAGCAGAAGAATGCCAGAAAATTCCATATCTATTGTGCGGCCGTATCTGTGACGTTTGCTTATGCGATCGGCGTTTACCGGAGTTTTCAGAGTGTACTTGTGGGCAGTGGAAACCGGTTGATGAAGAACTCCAACAATCTG GAGACGCAGGCATAG
- the LOC101312647 gene encoding uncharacterized protein LOC101312647 isoform 2, producing the protein MSFRTMLKVSFLMLLAMSLAATSVHARLDLFGQLLTSKNQPHPNSEECQKIPYLLCGRICDVCLCDRRLPEFSECTCGQWKPVDEELQQSGDAGIALPIQLA; encoded by the exons ATGAGTTTCAGAACTATGTTGAAAGTGAGTTTCTTGATGTTGCTTGCCATGTCTTTGGCAGCAACTAGTGTTCATGCTCGCTTAGACCTATTTGGCCAGCTGCTTACCTCCAAGAACCAACCACACCCTAATTCTG AAGAATGCCAGAAAATTCCATATCTATTGTGCGGCCGTATCTGTGACGTTTGCTTATGCGATCGGCGTTTACCGGAGTTTTCAGAGTGTACTTGTGGGCAGTGGAAACCGGTTGATGAAGAACTCCAACAATCTG GAGACGCAGGCATAGCCCTCCCAATCCAGCTAGCTTAG